The following coding sequences are from one Macaca nemestrina isolate mMacNem1 chromosome 1, mMacNem.hap1, whole genome shotgun sequence window:
- the LOC105478479 gene encoding CSC1-like protein 1 isoform X1 encodes MMADSPFLELWQSKAVSIREQLGLGDQPNDSYCYNSAKNSTVLQGVTFGGIPTVLLIDVSCFLFLILVFSIIRRRFWDYGRIALVSEADSESRFQRLSSTSSSGQQDFENELGCCPWLTAIFRLHDDQILEWCGEDAIHYLSFQRHIIFLLVVVSFLSLCVILPVNLSGDLLDKDPYSFGRTTIANLQTDNDLIWLHTIFAVIYLFLTVGFMRHHTQSIKYKEENLVRRTLFITGLPRDARKETVESHFRDAYPTCEVVDVQLCYNVAKLIYLCKERKKTEKSLTYYTNLQVKTGQRTLINPKPCGQFCCCEVLGCEWEDAISYYTRMKDRLLERITEEECHVQDQPLGMAFVTFQEKSMATYILKDFNACKCQSLQCKGEPQPSSHSRELCTSKWTVTFAADPEDICWKNLSIQGLRWWLQWLGINFTLFLGLFFLTTPSIILSTMDKFNVTKPIHALNNPIISQFFPTLLLWSFSALLPSIVYYSTLLESHWTKSGENQIVMTKVYIFLIFMVLILPSLGLTSLDFFFRWLFDKTSSKASIRLECVFLPDQGAFFVNYVIASAFIGNGMELLRLPGLILYTFRMIMAKTAADRRNVKQNQAFQYEFGAMYAWMLCVFTVIMAYSITCPIVAPFGLIYILLKHMVDRHNLYFVYLPAKLEKGIHFAAVNQALAAPILCLFWLYFFSFLRLGMKAPATLFTFLVLLLTILVCLAHTCFGCFKHLSPLNYKVKVPDPTAPSSPGRNRWWDGLALNASHPCPYQHSSSLLQTLLLHGKGVGGWVPRVASLAPLITALPHPILSQAARELGASWYYYSGC; translated from the exons ATGATGGCGGACTCCCCATTCCTGGAGCTGTGGCAGTCCAAGGCCGTGTCCATCAGGGAGCAGCTGGGCCTCGGAGACCAGCCCAATGACTCCTATTGCTACAACTCGGCCAAAAACAGCACCGTGCTCCAGGGAGTCACCTTTGGTGGCATCCCCACTGTCCTGCTCATAGACGTCAGCTGCTTCCTG ttcttaatCTTGGTGTTTTCCATTATAAGAAGAAGATTCTGGGACTATGGCCGCATTGCTCTGGTGTCAGAAGCAGACAG CGAGTCCAGATTTCAGAGATTGTCATCGACTTCCTCCTCAGGGCAACAAGACTTTGAAAATGAGCTG GGATGCTGTCCCTGGCTGACTGCCATCTTTCGTCTGCA TGATGACCAGATCCTGGAATGGTGTGGGGAGGACGCCATCCACTACCTGTCCTTCCAGAGACACATCATCTTCCTGCTGGTGGTGGTCAGCTTTTTGTCCCTATGTGTCATCCTGCCCGTCAACCTCTCAGGCGACTTGCTGG ACAAAGACCCGTACAGTTTTGGGAGGACGACAATAGCAAACCTGCAGACTGA CAATGACCTCATTTGGCTGCATACCATCTTTGCCGTCATTTACCTCTTCCTCACCGTGGGCTTCATGCGGCACCACACTCAGTCCATTAAGTACAAAGAGGAGAACCTG GTGAGGCGGACCCTGTTCATCACAGGACTCCCCAGAGATGCCAGGAAGGAGACTGTGGAGAGCCACTTCCG GGATGCGTACCCCACGTGTGAGGTGGTTGATGTCCAGCTGTGCTACAACGTGGCCAAACTGATCTACCTGTGCAAGGAGAG AAAGAAGACTGAGAAGAGCCTGACCTATTACACGAACCTGCAGGTGAAGACAGGCCAGCGGACCCTCATCAACCCCAAGCCCTGTGGCCAGTTTTGCTGCTGCGAAGTGCTGGGCTGTGAGTGG GAAGACGCCATCTCTTACTATACGCGGATGAAGGACAGGCTGCTGGAGAGGATCACCGAGGAAGAATGCCACGTCCAGGACCAGCCCCTGGGAATGGCCTTTGTCACCTTCCAGGAGAAGTCCATGGCCACCTA CATCCTGAAAGATTTCAATGCCTGCAAGTGTCAGAGCCTTCAGTGCAAAGGTGAGCCCCAGCCGTCCTCCCATAGCAGAGAGCTCTGTACCTCCAAGTGGACAGTCACCTTTGCCGCTGACCCTGAGGACATCTGCTG GAAGAACCTCTCTATCCAGGGCCTCCGCTGGTGGCTACAGTGGCTGGGCATCAACTTCACCCTCTTCCTGGGGCTGTTTTTCCTGACCACACCCTCCATCATCCTGTCCACCATGGACAAGTTTAATGTCACCAAACCCATCCATGCGCTGAAT AACCCGATCATCAGCCAGTTCTTCCCCACCCTCCTGCTCTGGTCCTTCTCGGCTCTGCTCCCCTCCATCGTCTACTACTCTACACTGCTGGAGTCTCACTGGACCAA GTCAGGGGAAAACCAGATCGTGATGACCAAAGTCTACATATTCTTGATCTTCATGGTGCTGATCCTGCCCTCCCTGGGTCTCaccag TCTAGACTTTTTCTTCCGGTGGCTCTTTGACAAAACTTCCTCGAAGGCTTCCATCAGGTTGGA GTGTGTCTTCCTGCCTGACCAGGGCGCCTTCTTTGTGAACTACGTCATCGCCTCGGCCTTCATCGGCAATGGCATGGAGCTGCTGCGGCTGCCAGGCCTCATCCTCTACACCTTCCGCATGATCATGGCCAAGACGGCTGCCGACCGCAGGAATGTCAAGCAG AACCAGGCCTTCCAGTACGAGTTTGGAGCCATGTATGCATGGATGCTGTGTGTCTTCACTGTCATCATGGCCTACAGCATCACCTGTCCCATCGTTGCGCCATTTG GCCTCATCTACATCCTGCTCAAGCACATGGTGGACCGGCACAACCTCTACTTCGTCTACCTCCCAGCCAAGCTGGAGAAGGGGATACACTTTGCTGCTGTGAACCAGGCCTTGGCAGCCCCCATCCTATGCCTCTTCTGGCTCtacttcttttccttcctgcGCCTGG gtaTGAAGGCCCCTGCCACTCTGTTCACCTTCCTGGTGCTGCTGCTCACCATCCTGGTCTGCCTGGCTCACACCTGCTTTGGATGCTTCAAGCACCTCAGCCCTCTGAACTACAAAGTAAAGGTCCCCGACCCCACTGCCCCGTCAAGCCCTGGGAGGAACAGATGGTGGGACGGGCTCGCTCTCAACGCCTCCCACCCTTGTCCGTATCAACATAGCAGCAGCCTTCTCCAGACTCTGCTTCTCCATGGGAAAGGCGTGGGTGGTTGGGTGCCACGTGTAGCTTCCCTTGCTC
- the LOC105478479 gene encoding CSC1-like protein 1 isoform X2 gives MMADSPFLELWQSKAVSIREQLGLGDQPNDSYCYNSAKNSTVLQGVTFGGIPTVLLIDVSCFLFLILVFSIIRRRFWDYGRIALVSEADSESRFQRLSSTSSSGQQDFENELGCCPWLTAIFRLHDDQILEWCGEDAIHYLSFQRHIIFLLVVVSFLSLCVILPVNLSGDLLDKDPYSFGRTTIANLQTDNDLIWLHTIFAVIYLFLTVGFMRHHTQSIKYKEENLVRRTLFITGLPRDARKETVESHFRDAYPTCEVVDVQLCYNVAKLIYLCKERKKTEKSLTYYTNLQVKTGQRTLINPKPCGQFCCCEVLGCEWEDAISYYTRMKDRLLERITEEECHVQDQPLGMAFVTFQEKSMATYILKDFNACKCQSLQCKGEPQPSSHSRELCTSKWTVTFAADPEDICWKNLSIQGLRWWLQWLGINFTLFLGLFFLTTPSIILSTMDKFNVTKPIHALNNPIISQFFPTLLLWSFSALLPSIVYYSTLLESHWTKSGENQIVMTKVYIFLIFMVLILPSLGLTSLDFFFRWLFDKTSSKASIRLECVFLPDQGAFFVNYVIASAFIGNGMELLRLPGLILYTFRMIMAKTAADRRNVKQNQAFQYEFGAMYAWMLCVFTVIMAYSITCPIVAPFGLIYILLKHMVDRHNLYFVYLPAKLEKGIHFAAVNQALAAPILCLFWLYFFSFLRLGMKAPATLFTFLVLLLTILVCLAHTCFGCFKHLSPLNYKVKTEEPASDKGSEAEAHMPPPFTPYVPRILNGLASERTALSPQQQQTYGAIHNISGTIPGQCLAQSSMGSVAAAPQEA, from the exons ATGATGGCGGACTCCCCATTCCTGGAGCTGTGGCAGTCCAAGGCCGTGTCCATCAGGGAGCAGCTGGGCCTCGGAGACCAGCCCAATGACTCCTATTGCTACAACTCGGCCAAAAACAGCACCGTGCTCCAGGGAGTCACCTTTGGTGGCATCCCCACTGTCCTGCTCATAGACGTCAGCTGCTTCCTG ttcttaatCTTGGTGTTTTCCATTATAAGAAGAAGATTCTGGGACTATGGCCGCATTGCTCTGGTGTCAGAAGCAGACAG CGAGTCCAGATTTCAGAGATTGTCATCGACTTCCTCCTCAGGGCAACAAGACTTTGAAAATGAGCTG GGATGCTGTCCCTGGCTGACTGCCATCTTTCGTCTGCA TGATGACCAGATCCTGGAATGGTGTGGGGAGGACGCCATCCACTACCTGTCCTTCCAGAGACACATCATCTTCCTGCTGGTGGTGGTCAGCTTTTTGTCCCTATGTGTCATCCTGCCCGTCAACCTCTCAGGCGACTTGCTGG ACAAAGACCCGTACAGTTTTGGGAGGACGACAATAGCAAACCTGCAGACTGA CAATGACCTCATTTGGCTGCATACCATCTTTGCCGTCATTTACCTCTTCCTCACCGTGGGCTTCATGCGGCACCACACTCAGTCCATTAAGTACAAAGAGGAGAACCTG GTGAGGCGGACCCTGTTCATCACAGGACTCCCCAGAGATGCCAGGAAGGAGACTGTGGAGAGCCACTTCCG GGATGCGTACCCCACGTGTGAGGTGGTTGATGTCCAGCTGTGCTACAACGTGGCCAAACTGATCTACCTGTGCAAGGAGAG AAAGAAGACTGAGAAGAGCCTGACCTATTACACGAACCTGCAGGTGAAGACAGGCCAGCGGACCCTCATCAACCCCAAGCCCTGTGGCCAGTTTTGCTGCTGCGAAGTGCTGGGCTGTGAGTGG GAAGACGCCATCTCTTACTATACGCGGATGAAGGACAGGCTGCTGGAGAGGATCACCGAGGAAGAATGCCACGTCCAGGACCAGCCCCTGGGAATGGCCTTTGTCACCTTCCAGGAGAAGTCCATGGCCACCTA CATCCTGAAAGATTTCAATGCCTGCAAGTGTCAGAGCCTTCAGTGCAAAGGTGAGCCCCAGCCGTCCTCCCATAGCAGAGAGCTCTGTACCTCCAAGTGGACAGTCACCTTTGCCGCTGACCCTGAGGACATCTGCTG GAAGAACCTCTCTATCCAGGGCCTCCGCTGGTGGCTACAGTGGCTGGGCATCAACTTCACCCTCTTCCTGGGGCTGTTTTTCCTGACCACACCCTCCATCATCCTGTCCACCATGGACAAGTTTAATGTCACCAAACCCATCCATGCGCTGAAT AACCCGATCATCAGCCAGTTCTTCCCCACCCTCCTGCTCTGGTCCTTCTCGGCTCTGCTCCCCTCCATCGTCTACTACTCTACACTGCTGGAGTCTCACTGGACCAA GTCAGGGGAAAACCAGATCGTGATGACCAAAGTCTACATATTCTTGATCTTCATGGTGCTGATCCTGCCCTCCCTGGGTCTCaccag TCTAGACTTTTTCTTCCGGTGGCTCTTTGACAAAACTTCCTCGAAGGCTTCCATCAGGTTGGA GTGTGTCTTCCTGCCTGACCAGGGCGCCTTCTTTGTGAACTACGTCATCGCCTCGGCCTTCATCGGCAATGGCATGGAGCTGCTGCGGCTGCCAGGCCTCATCCTCTACACCTTCCGCATGATCATGGCCAAGACGGCTGCCGACCGCAGGAATGTCAAGCAG AACCAGGCCTTCCAGTACGAGTTTGGAGCCATGTATGCATGGATGCTGTGTGTCTTCACTGTCATCATGGCCTACAGCATCACCTGTCCCATCGTTGCGCCATTTG GCCTCATCTACATCCTGCTCAAGCACATGGTGGACCGGCACAACCTCTACTTCGTCTACCTCCCAGCCAAGCTGGAGAAGGGGATACACTTTGCTGCTGTGAACCAGGCCTTGGCAGCCCCCATCCTATGCCTCTTCTGGCTCtacttcttttccttcctgcGCCTGG gtaTGAAGGCCCCTGCCACTCTGTTCACCTTCCTGGTGCTGCTGCTCACCATCCTGGTCTGCCTGGCTCACACCTGCTTTGGATGCTTCAAGCACCTCAGCCCTCTGAACTACAAAGTAAAG
- the LOC105478479 gene encoding CSC1-like protein 1 isoform X3, with amino-acid sequence MMADSPFLELWQSKAVSIREQLGLGDQPNDSYCYNSAKNSTVLQGVTFGGIPTVLLIDVSCFLFLILVFSIIRRRFWDYGRIALVSEADSESRFQRLSSTSSSGQQDFENELGCCPWLTAIFRLHDDQILEWCGEDAIHYLSFQRHIIFLLVVVSFLSLCVILPVNLSGDLLDKDPYSFGRTTIANLQTDNDLIWLHTIFAVIYLFLTVGFMRHHTQSIKYKEENLVRRTLFITGLPRDARKETVESHFRDAYPTCEVVDVQLCYNVAKLIYLCKERKKTEKSLTYYTNLQVKTGQRTLINPKPCGQFCCCEVLGCEWEDAISYYTRMKDRLLERITEEECHVQDQPLGMAFVTFQEKSMATYILKDFNACKCQSLQCKGEPQPSSHSRELCTSKWTVTFAADPEDICWKNLSIQGLRWWLQWLGINFTLFLGLFFLTTPSIILSTMDKFNVTKPIHALNNPIISQFFPTLLLWSFSALLPSIVYYSTLLESHWTKSGENQIVMTKVYIFLIFMVLILPSLGLTSLDFFFRWLFDKTSSKASIRLECVFLPDQGAFFVNYVIASAFIGNGMELLRLPGLILYTFRMIMAKTAADRRNVKQNQAFQYEFGAMYAWMLCVFTVIMAYSITCPIVAPFGLIYILLKHMVDRHNLYFVYLPAKLEKGIHFAAVNQALAAPILCLFWLYFFSFLRLGMKAPATLFTFLVLLLTILVCLAHTCFGCFKHLSPLNYKTEEPASDKGSEAEAHMPPPFTPYVPRILNGLASERTALSPQQQQTYGAIHNISGTIPGQCLAQSSMGSVAAAPQEA; translated from the exons ATGATGGCGGACTCCCCATTCCTGGAGCTGTGGCAGTCCAAGGCCGTGTCCATCAGGGAGCAGCTGGGCCTCGGAGACCAGCCCAATGACTCCTATTGCTACAACTCGGCCAAAAACAGCACCGTGCTCCAGGGAGTCACCTTTGGTGGCATCCCCACTGTCCTGCTCATAGACGTCAGCTGCTTCCTG ttcttaatCTTGGTGTTTTCCATTATAAGAAGAAGATTCTGGGACTATGGCCGCATTGCTCTGGTGTCAGAAGCAGACAG CGAGTCCAGATTTCAGAGATTGTCATCGACTTCCTCCTCAGGGCAACAAGACTTTGAAAATGAGCTG GGATGCTGTCCCTGGCTGACTGCCATCTTTCGTCTGCA TGATGACCAGATCCTGGAATGGTGTGGGGAGGACGCCATCCACTACCTGTCCTTCCAGAGACACATCATCTTCCTGCTGGTGGTGGTCAGCTTTTTGTCCCTATGTGTCATCCTGCCCGTCAACCTCTCAGGCGACTTGCTGG ACAAAGACCCGTACAGTTTTGGGAGGACGACAATAGCAAACCTGCAGACTGA CAATGACCTCATTTGGCTGCATACCATCTTTGCCGTCATTTACCTCTTCCTCACCGTGGGCTTCATGCGGCACCACACTCAGTCCATTAAGTACAAAGAGGAGAACCTG GTGAGGCGGACCCTGTTCATCACAGGACTCCCCAGAGATGCCAGGAAGGAGACTGTGGAGAGCCACTTCCG GGATGCGTACCCCACGTGTGAGGTGGTTGATGTCCAGCTGTGCTACAACGTGGCCAAACTGATCTACCTGTGCAAGGAGAG AAAGAAGACTGAGAAGAGCCTGACCTATTACACGAACCTGCAGGTGAAGACAGGCCAGCGGACCCTCATCAACCCCAAGCCCTGTGGCCAGTTTTGCTGCTGCGAAGTGCTGGGCTGTGAGTGG GAAGACGCCATCTCTTACTATACGCGGATGAAGGACAGGCTGCTGGAGAGGATCACCGAGGAAGAATGCCACGTCCAGGACCAGCCCCTGGGAATGGCCTTTGTCACCTTCCAGGAGAAGTCCATGGCCACCTA CATCCTGAAAGATTTCAATGCCTGCAAGTGTCAGAGCCTTCAGTGCAAAGGTGAGCCCCAGCCGTCCTCCCATAGCAGAGAGCTCTGTACCTCCAAGTGGACAGTCACCTTTGCCGCTGACCCTGAGGACATCTGCTG GAAGAACCTCTCTATCCAGGGCCTCCGCTGGTGGCTACAGTGGCTGGGCATCAACTTCACCCTCTTCCTGGGGCTGTTTTTCCTGACCACACCCTCCATCATCCTGTCCACCATGGACAAGTTTAATGTCACCAAACCCATCCATGCGCTGAAT AACCCGATCATCAGCCAGTTCTTCCCCACCCTCCTGCTCTGGTCCTTCTCGGCTCTGCTCCCCTCCATCGTCTACTACTCTACACTGCTGGAGTCTCACTGGACCAA GTCAGGGGAAAACCAGATCGTGATGACCAAAGTCTACATATTCTTGATCTTCATGGTGCTGATCCTGCCCTCCCTGGGTCTCaccag TCTAGACTTTTTCTTCCGGTGGCTCTTTGACAAAACTTCCTCGAAGGCTTCCATCAGGTTGGA GTGTGTCTTCCTGCCTGACCAGGGCGCCTTCTTTGTGAACTACGTCATCGCCTCGGCCTTCATCGGCAATGGCATGGAGCTGCTGCGGCTGCCAGGCCTCATCCTCTACACCTTCCGCATGATCATGGCCAAGACGGCTGCCGACCGCAGGAATGTCAAGCAG AACCAGGCCTTCCAGTACGAGTTTGGAGCCATGTATGCATGGATGCTGTGTGTCTTCACTGTCATCATGGCCTACAGCATCACCTGTCCCATCGTTGCGCCATTTG GCCTCATCTACATCCTGCTCAAGCACATGGTGGACCGGCACAACCTCTACTTCGTCTACCTCCCAGCCAAGCTGGAGAAGGGGATACACTTTGCTGCTGTGAACCAGGCCTTGGCAGCCCCCATCCTATGCCTCTTCTGGCTCtacttcttttccttcctgcGCCTGG gtaTGAAGGCCCCTGCCACTCTGTTCACCTTCCTGGTGCTGCTGCTCACCATCCTGGTCTGCCTGGCTCACACCTGCTTTGGATGCTTCAAGCACCTCAGCCCTCTGAACTACAAA
- the LOC105478479 gene encoding CSC1-like protein 1 isoform X4: protein MMADSPFLELWQSKAVSIREQLGLGDQPNDSYCYNSAKNSTVLQGVTFGGIPTVLLIDVSCFLFLILVFSIIRRRFWDYGRIALVSEADSESRFQRLSSTSSSGQQDFENELGCCPWLTAIFRLHDDQILEWCGEDAIHYLSFQRHIIFLLVVVSFLSLCVILPVNLSGDLLDKDPYSFGRTTIANLQTDNDLIWLHTIFAVIYLFLTVGFMRHHTQSIKYKEENLVRRTLFITGLPRDARKETVESHFRDAYPTCEVVDVQLCYNVAKLIYLCKERKKTEKSLTYYTNLQVKTGQRTLINPKPCGQFCCCEVLGCEWEDAISYYTRMKDRLLERITEEECHVQDQPLGMAFVTFQEKSMATYILKDFNACKCQSLQCKGEPQPSSHSRELCTSKWTVTFAADPEDICWKNLSIQGLRWWLQWLGINFTLFLGLFFLTTPSIILSTMDKFNVTKPIHALNNPIISQFFPTLLLWSFSALLPSIVYYSTLLESHWTKSGENQIVMTKVYIFLIFMVLILPSLGLTSLDFFFRWLFDKTSSKASIRLECVFLPDQGAFFVNYVIASAFIGNGMELLRLPGLILYTFRMIMAKTAADRRNVKQGLTRLLGGQDWNEGSTSKHASPCLRRAGTRPSSTSLEPCMHGCCVSSLSSWPTASPVPSLRHLNLGPGTMAHSCNPGTLGGLSSGSSEVKSSRTTWPTW, encoded by the exons ATGATGGCGGACTCCCCATTCCTGGAGCTGTGGCAGTCCAAGGCCGTGTCCATCAGGGAGCAGCTGGGCCTCGGAGACCAGCCCAATGACTCCTATTGCTACAACTCGGCCAAAAACAGCACCGTGCTCCAGGGAGTCACCTTTGGTGGCATCCCCACTGTCCTGCTCATAGACGTCAGCTGCTTCCTG ttcttaatCTTGGTGTTTTCCATTATAAGAAGAAGATTCTGGGACTATGGCCGCATTGCTCTGGTGTCAGAAGCAGACAG CGAGTCCAGATTTCAGAGATTGTCATCGACTTCCTCCTCAGGGCAACAAGACTTTGAAAATGAGCTG GGATGCTGTCCCTGGCTGACTGCCATCTTTCGTCTGCA TGATGACCAGATCCTGGAATGGTGTGGGGAGGACGCCATCCACTACCTGTCCTTCCAGAGACACATCATCTTCCTGCTGGTGGTGGTCAGCTTTTTGTCCCTATGTGTCATCCTGCCCGTCAACCTCTCAGGCGACTTGCTGG ACAAAGACCCGTACAGTTTTGGGAGGACGACAATAGCAAACCTGCAGACTGA CAATGACCTCATTTGGCTGCATACCATCTTTGCCGTCATTTACCTCTTCCTCACCGTGGGCTTCATGCGGCACCACACTCAGTCCATTAAGTACAAAGAGGAGAACCTG GTGAGGCGGACCCTGTTCATCACAGGACTCCCCAGAGATGCCAGGAAGGAGACTGTGGAGAGCCACTTCCG GGATGCGTACCCCACGTGTGAGGTGGTTGATGTCCAGCTGTGCTACAACGTGGCCAAACTGATCTACCTGTGCAAGGAGAG AAAGAAGACTGAGAAGAGCCTGACCTATTACACGAACCTGCAGGTGAAGACAGGCCAGCGGACCCTCATCAACCCCAAGCCCTGTGGCCAGTTTTGCTGCTGCGAAGTGCTGGGCTGTGAGTGG GAAGACGCCATCTCTTACTATACGCGGATGAAGGACAGGCTGCTGGAGAGGATCACCGAGGAAGAATGCCACGTCCAGGACCAGCCCCTGGGAATGGCCTTTGTCACCTTCCAGGAGAAGTCCATGGCCACCTA CATCCTGAAAGATTTCAATGCCTGCAAGTGTCAGAGCCTTCAGTGCAAAGGTGAGCCCCAGCCGTCCTCCCATAGCAGAGAGCTCTGTACCTCCAAGTGGACAGTCACCTTTGCCGCTGACCCTGAGGACATCTGCTG GAAGAACCTCTCTATCCAGGGCCTCCGCTGGTGGCTACAGTGGCTGGGCATCAACTTCACCCTCTTCCTGGGGCTGTTTTTCCTGACCACACCCTCCATCATCCTGTCCACCATGGACAAGTTTAATGTCACCAAACCCATCCATGCGCTGAAT AACCCGATCATCAGCCAGTTCTTCCCCACCCTCCTGCTCTGGTCCTTCTCGGCTCTGCTCCCCTCCATCGTCTACTACTCTACACTGCTGGAGTCTCACTGGACCAA GTCAGGGGAAAACCAGATCGTGATGACCAAAGTCTACATATTCTTGATCTTCATGGTGCTGATCCTGCCCTCCCTGGGTCTCaccag TCTAGACTTTTTCTTCCGGTGGCTCTTTGACAAAACTTCCTCGAAGGCTTCCATCAGGTTGGA GTGTGTCTTCCTGCCTGACCAGGGCGCCTTCTTTGTGAACTACGTCATCGCCTCGGCCTTCATCGGCAATGGCATGGAGCTGCTGCGGCTGCCAGGCCTCATCCTCTACACCTTCCGCATGATCATGGCCAAGACGGCTGCCGACCGCAGGAATGTCAAGCAG GGGCTCACACGCCTGTTGGGTGGACAGGATTGGAACGAAGGGAGCACTAGCAAACACGCATCACCGTGCCTCAGGAGGGCTGG AACCAGGCCTTCCAGTACGAGTTTGGAGCCATGTATGCATGGATGCTGTGTGTCTTCACTGTCATCATGGCCTACAGCATCACCTGTCCCATCGTTGCGCCATTTG aacctgggaccaggcacgatggctcactcctgtaatcccggcactttgggaggcctaagcagtggatcatctgaggtcaagagttcgagaacaacctggccaacatggtga
- the LOC105478479 gene encoding CSC1-like protein 1 isoform X6, whose protein sequence is MMADSPFLELWQSKAVSIREQLGLGDQPNDSYCYNSAKNSTVLQGVTFGGIPTVLLIDVSCFLFLILVFSIIRRRFWDYGRIALVSEADSESRFQRLSSTSSSGQQDFENELGCCPWLTAIFRLHDDQILEWCGEDAIHYLSFQRHIIFLLVVVSFLSLCVILPVNLSGDLLDKDPYSFGRTTIANLQTDNDLIWLHTIFAVIYLFLTVGFMRHHTQSIKYKEENLVRRTLFITGLPRDARKETVESHFRDAYPTCEVVDVQLCYNVAKLIYLCKERKKTEKSLTYYTNLQVKTGQRTLINPKPCGQFCCCEVLGCEWEDAISYYTRMKDRLLERITEEECHVQDQPLGMAFVTFQEKSMATYILKDFNACKCQSLQCKGEPQPSSHSRELCTSKWTVTFAADPEDICWKNLSIQGLRWWLQWLGINFTLFLGLFFLTTPSIILSTMDKFNVTKPIHALNNPIISQFFPTLLLWSFSALLPSIVYYSTLLESHWTKSGENQIVMTKVYIFLIFMVLILPSLGLTSLDFFFRWLFDKTSSKASIRLECVFLPDQGAFFVNYVIASAFIGNGMELLRLPGLILYTFRMIMAKTAADRRNVKQNQAFQYEFGAMYAWMLCVFTVIMAYSITCPIVAPFEPGTRHDGSLL, encoded by the exons ATGATGGCGGACTCCCCATTCCTGGAGCTGTGGCAGTCCAAGGCCGTGTCCATCAGGGAGCAGCTGGGCCTCGGAGACCAGCCCAATGACTCCTATTGCTACAACTCGGCCAAAAACAGCACCGTGCTCCAGGGAGTCACCTTTGGTGGCATCCCCACTGTCCTGCTCATAGACGTCAGCTGCTTCCTG ttcttaatCTTGGTGTTTTCCATTATAAGAAGAAGATTCTGGGACTATGGCCGCATTGCTCTGGTGTCAGAAGCAGACAG CGAGTCCAGATTTCAGAGATTGTCATCGACTTCCTCCTCAGGGCAACAAGACTTTGAAAATGAGCTG GGATGCTGTCCCTGGCTGACTGCCATCTTTCGTCTGCA TGATGACCAGATCCTGGAATGGTGTGGGGAGGACGCCATCCACTACCTGTCCTTCCAGAGACACATCATCTTCCTGCTGGTGGTGGTCAGCTTTTTGTCCCTATGTGTCATCCTGCCCGTCAACCTCTCAGGCGACTTGCTGG ACAAAGACCCGTACAGTTTTGGGAGGACGACAATAGCAAACCTGCAGACTGA CAATGACCTCATTTGGCTGCATACCATCTTTGCCGTCATTTACCTCTTCCTCACCGTGGGCTTCATGCGGCACCACACTCAGTCCATTAAGTACAAAGAGGAGAACCTG GTGAGGCGGACCCTGTTCATCACAGGACTCCCCAGAGATGCCAGGAAGGAGACTGTGGAGAGCCACTTCCG GGATGCGTACCCCACGTGTGAGGTGGTTGATGTCCAGCTGTGCTACAACGTGGCCAAACTGATCTACCTGTGCAAGGAGAG AAAGAAGACTGAGAAGAGCCTGACCTATTACACGAACCTGCAGGTGAAGACAGGCCAGCGGACCCTCATCAACCCCAAGCCCTGTGGCCAGTTTTGCTGCTGCGAAGTGCTGGGCTGTGAGTGG GAAGACGCCATCTCTTACTATACGCGGATGAAGGACAGGCTGCTGGAGAGGATCACCGAGGAAGAATGCCACGTCCAGGACCAGCCCCTGGGAATGGCCTTTGTCACCTTCCAGGAGAAGTCCATGGCCACCTA CATCCTGAAAGATTTCAATGCCTGCAAGTGTCAGAGCCTTCAGTGCAAAGGTGAGCCCCAGCCGTCCTCCCATAGCAGAGAGCTCTGTACCTCCAAGTGGACAGTCACCTTTGCCGCTGACCCTGAGGACATCTGCTG GAAGAACCTCTCTATCCAGGGCCTCCGCTGGTGGCTACAGTGGCTGGGCATCAACTTCACCCTCTTCCTGGGGCTGTTTTTCCTGACCACACCCTCCATCATCCTGTCCACCATGGACAAGTTTAATGTCACCAAACCCATCCATGCGCTGAAT AACCCGATCATCAGCCAGTTCTTCCCCACCCTCCTGCTCTGGTCCTTCTCGGCTCTGCTCCCCTCCATCGTCTACTACTCTACACTGCTGGAGTCTCACTGGACCAA GTCAGGGGAAAACCAGATCGTGATGACCAAAGTCTACATATTCTTGATCTTCATGGTGCTGATCCTGCCCTCCCTGGGTCTCaccag TCTAGACTTTTTCTTCCGGTGGCTCTTTGACAAAACTTCCTCGAAGGCTTCCATCAGGTTGGA GTGTGTCTTCCTGCCTGACCAGGGCGCCTTCTTTGTGAACTACGTCATCGCCTCGGCCTTCATCGGCAATGGCATGGAGCTGCTGCGGCTGCCAGGCCTCATCCTCTACACCTTCCGCATGATCATGGCCAAGACGGCTGCCGACCGCAGGAATGTCAAGCAG AACCAGGCCTTCCAGTACGAGTTTGGAGCCATGTATGCATGGATGCTGTGTGTCTTCACTGTCATCATGGCCTACAGCATCACCTGTCCCATCGTTGCGCCATTTG aacctgggaccaggcacgatggctcactcctgtaa